The genomic segment TTGCGTATAAAGAATTTTTTATTGAGCCGCCTTTGTCAATAGTTTCAATCCCTTACAGGGAATTAAGCTTTTCTTGCCATATACCGGTGATGCCGGTGTAATGTCAGCATTATATGGTTTCAATCCCTTACAGGGAATTAAGCTTTTCTTGCGTTTTCTGTGAAAAACATGACTCCCATAGATATTATCAGTTTCAATCCCTTACAGGGAATTAAGCTTTTCTTGCGAAATTGAAATTTTTTCATTTACTGATTTTTTGTGGAAGTTTCAATCCCTTACAGGGAATTAAGCTTTTCTTGCGCTTTTAGCCGTTTCGACTCAATCAGTGCTTTATTCAGTTTCAATCCCTTACAGGGAATTAAGCTTTTCTTGCTAAGAAAGCCGCAAGCCAGGCCGTCAAATACTGGGATGTTTCAATCCCTTACAGGGAATTAAGCTTTTCTTGCAAGATGTTCTGCATCGCATTCAGGAACTGGTATTTCGTTTCAATCCCTTACAGGGAATTAAGCTTTTCTTGCAGCACCCTTATTTTGTGGTTGTTTGGCAAGGATTTTGGAGTATATATGCGAGTGGTTTATTTTGCAAGAATAAAACTTGGGGGGCTGATAATTTTTTTTGAATGCTCATGGTTTTAATCCTTCTGAAATTATTAATATTTTTTATTTTCGAGAGGTTCCCGTGTTTTTTATTCTTCATCACATCCCGCAGGATTAGATAATAATAATTCCCTCATTTTGTAGATTAATTTTAAAACCCATGAACTCCATTTCCTTTAACTGATTGACTGTTATGGGCAGCAGAATAACCTGATCTTCGTCTTCTTTGATTTCTTTCTGTAAAAGAGCCTTCATGCGTATTTTCTGTGTGTTTGAAATAAAACAGTGATAAAAACTGTACTGAATCCTTGAACCAAAGCGTGAAACAATCTTTGCAACTTTTTTAAGCCGCTTTTCATCTGAAATATCGTATCCAATCAGGTAATTTTTTTTCATCGAATGCTAAACCCTTCGTAATTGTCAATTTCATTTAAAAGAGATTTTCCCAGGAGCCTGAATTGAAGCTCAATGGTTCTTTCATAACTCAGCCTGTAATGAAACTTGGGATGTGTAATCATATCCCGCTTTCTCATTTCATACTGAACCAGAAATTTTTTACGGCCTTTTTCATTAAGATAACAGGTATTTTGAAACTGGTAAAAATCATTTTCTCTGAAAACACCATTATTAACAGCAGTCAGTACCATTGAATCAACAATGGGCTGACGGAAAAATTCCATAATGTCAAGAGCGAGAGACGGTCTTCCGTATTTCATGACATGGTAAAACCCGCAAAAAGGATCAAAGCCAACCCTGATTGCGGTTCCGGTACAATCTTTGGCAAGAAGGCTGTAACCAAAACTCAGTAGAGCATTTGCAGGGTCTCTGGGAGGCCTGCGGTTTCTGCCGCTGAATTTAAAAAAGGATTGTTTTTCAGGTTTTATAAAATCACCAAACCTGCTGAAATATATTTTTGCACCATAGCCTTCATATCCCCTGAGAGACTGTATATTTTCTGCATTCATGACCTGTTTGTTTATACTCTTGATGCTCTCAAAGCTCTCTAAGTCTTTATCTGTGCGTTTTTCTCTTAAATACCGCATCATTAAGGTTCTCATATTTACCAGTTTGGAAAAAACGATTATTTTTGAATATTCAAATGATAAAAGTTTGTCAAAATGAGCTTTCCACTGGGCTTCCCTTAACAGCCCGTTATAATGAAGCATTGGAGAACATGTTCCCACATATCGCCCGTAAAAATTCAGATAATGTACAGGAATATTATTTTTCATGCAGGTATGAAGAACCTGAGTTGTTGTCTGTACATTTCCAAAAAGAACAATCTCCCTTAGCTGTTCAATGGAAGCATTTCCAATCTCCATTCCCCCGGGTGCTGTGATTATTATGCTGCCGGATGAAAGATTAAGATAAGCCCCTGTTGTATCAACATAAAGAATATCGCCGTCCATTGACATGGGGATTATGGTTCTTGCATTTGTTTTTCTTCCTTTTGAAACATCTTCTTCTTCTGGAAGGCAGATTGCGTTTAAGGAGCATCCAAAGCATTTGTTGCGGTTGTCAGCCAGGGGAGGAAGTATGTCTGATCTGGAAATCAGGCGGCACTGGGCAATAGTCTGCTTTGTTTGTTCCAAAAGACTTTCAGACAAAGACACTTCAACCCTTGCTTTTGAACCAATATAATAAATATAGGCTTTTTCAGGCATTGGCAGACCATTTTCTGCCATTAAAAGGGACTGGGCACAGACCTGAATCTGATCGTTTAACCAGGGCTGTCTGTCTTTTGGAGGCTTTTTACTTTTTTTATATTCAACAGGATACAAAACACTGCCTTCTTTTTCCTCCAGCAGATCAAGTTTTCCTGTAATACCCAGGGACATGGAAGAAAAAGAAACAGAACGCCGGTGGATTGCATCTCCTTTTTTACTTGCCCTGGCAGGGTCTTTTCCATCAACAACCCGGTGAAGACTCCTGCCCTCAACTGTATGTGCATTATCCTCAAACATGCCCTGGTTATGCTCAAGAAAAAAACGTCTTGGGCAGTAAACATAGGCATTAAGATAGGAGACCGGGATCAAGTCCGGTGCTGGTGAAAAATCTGAACTTAAAGTCTGAATTTCCATTCCGGTTCTTTTCCTCTCAAAAGCGTTTTTCGTTTATTAACGCATGAAATGCAGCTGCATCCTGTTTTCAAAGAATGCTTTCCTTTTTTTGCTGCAAGTTCAATAGAAGCATCAATCATTTCAACAATCATGCGCCTGGCATTTAGTATCTCCGCTTCCATTTTTTTCTGTTCTTCCTGATTCATAAAAAGAATTTTCCACTTTTTACTGGTTTAATAAAAAAAGAATTATCAAATATTTCTTTAATTCGGTCTTTCTGCTTGAATCTTTCAGCAAAATGAAAGATTTTTTTTTGATTCAACGGGTTAAAATTTTTATGAATTTTTCCTGCACCGCAGCATTTAACAAGGGAAATAATATCTGCCTCATCCCCTGGTTTACGCTCAGGATTGTTGGCAATAGCCATAAGTTTTAAAACAATATAATCTTCAGGCTGGATAACAGGACAGTCTCCCATTATTTCATCTGCAATTATAATGCTGTTATTTAAAATCTCATCTCCTTCCGGCGTACTGGCAAACATCAGATCAATGTGTCCAAAAACTCCCATCTCCGAGTCAAATTGTGCAAACAAATTATTTTTATTAAAACAGGAAAAACCAAGTTTTTCCAGAATTCTGAGAATTTCAGAACGGTGCTTTTCCCTGGCAAGCAGATCAATGTCAGCAGTATATCTCGGTAAACCGTACAAACCCAGGGCAATGGCCCCGATAGCAGCAAAAGGTATATTTTGCCTGTTAAAATGATGTGCAATTATGTTAATCATTTTTTTAAGTTTCGGGGTTGTCATGACAAAATCCTGCACATGCCCATGCCCTGGGTGGTTTTTACGCCTATTCCTGAATAGAAGGCAAAACGCAGAAGAGTATTACAACAGTGAAGCACTTCCTGATCTGCTTTAATGATAAAAGTCATTTTGCCTGTTACACCTAAAATTGTGCCTTTTTTTCTCAGAGCATAAGGAGTTGTTTTTATATTTAAATTTGAAAAACTTATATTTTCAAAAGAAAAATCTTCAGGGATTGTGAATTGGGAAAACATATTCCATCGTCTTGATAGATTGCCAAAAATAAGTTT from the Desulfonema limicola genome contains:
- the cas2 gene encoding CRISPR-associated endonuclease Cas2 — encoded protein: MKKNYLIGYDISDEKRLKKVAKIVSRFGSRIQYSFYHCFISNTQKIRMKALLQKEIKEDEDQVILLPITVNQLKEMEFMGFKINLQNEGIIII
- the cas4g/cas1g gene encoding CRISPR-associated endonuclease Cas1; translated protein: MEIQTLSSDFSPAPDLIPVSYLNAYVYCPRRFFLEHNQGMFEDNAHTVEGRSLHRVVDGKDPARASKKGDAIHRRSVSFSSMSLGITGKLDLLEEKEGSVLYPVEYKKSKKPPKDRQPWLNDQIQVCAQSLLMAENGLPMPEKAYIYYIGSKARVEVSLSESLLEQTKQTIAQCRLISRSDILPPLADNRNKCFGCSLNAICLPEEEDVSKGRKTNARTIIPMSMDGDILYVDTTGAYLNLSSGSIIITAPGGMEIGNASIEQLREIVLFGNVQTTTQVLHTCMKNNIPVHYLNFYGRYVGTCSPMLHYNGLLREAQWKAHFDKLLSFEYSKIIVFSKLVNMRTLMMRYLREKRTDKDLESFESIKSINKQVMNAENIQSLRGYEGYGAKIYFSRFGDFIKPEKQSFFKFSGRNRRPPRDPANALLSFGYSLLAKDCTGTAIRVGFDPFCGFYHVMKYGRPSLALDIMEFFRQPIVDSMVLTAVNNGVFRENDFYQFQNTCYLNEKGRKKFLVQYEMRKRDMITHPKFHYRLSYERTIELQFRLLGKSLLNEIDNYEGFSIR